aaaaattttagcttaCAAAAGTTGGGtttcaaatttgcataaaGAAATTGCCGTggcagttttaaattttggatagTTTCCCTCCAAATCATCACAGGTGGACATTGATTTTGGCTAGTCAATTTTCTGAGTTTATTGCATTTATTTACTTGACTTCTACAACAAGAAATAAAACGATtagattaacaaaaaatgagtaatatatagaaacaaaaaatattcagactGGAAGTAAATTCTCAAAACGTATAGCCGTAATGACGACAGTCTGAATTCTGTAATTTCGTTTTAGTTGTTGTGTGTCTTGAAaaggaaatttgagaaaagttaggtcttaattaattaaaaatattgttactCACATAATACCTAATACGACAAACAAACcacaaaattgacaaaaaaaacatgttcaaaAGCTTAGtgaaattatagaaaacatttatactgaaattcagaaaactatTGAACTAATGTGCCGGCCTAACTCGAGTGTTCATACTGACTCCAATCATCTGTTGTACCTGAAacttaaaattccaaatcaaAAGTTTGCCTGTAAATCTACTTCTGGTTTTTGTCCGCAaaaaaacacctttttttAACTTCCATGCTATACTGTGACGACATAAGAATGcatatgaaaaaatgagatatTGTTTTTGGCAACGAGAATTATTGAAGAAACAAATGAAATGTCATAAAGTATTATCCTGAAACAACGTTTGAGATTTTACTCAAGAATATAAAATTGCTACTGACCCGATTTCaggagtttttgaaaagaaataagaaaCAGAGAtcgaaatttatatttaaaggTGGTTTGGAGGCGCTCAGTGGTAGTTGTTTGAatataattacaattttccaaacacGATAACTAAATCGTAAATAcacaaatcaataaaaatgagtaaaataaGGAAATGTGGGGTGATACACaacatgattttttcattcacttttgaaaaaaaaaccttcataAAGTTTTGGAGCCGACGTCAATCGTTGAAACACTAGTAATGATTTTGGAACAAGTTTAGTGTGAAtatgaacaaaattaattGCGAGTTGAAGGATGTATCATGATAAACAATTGTCAAGCCTCTATTTCGTCATTACTATACCAGTAGCCAAACAATCCCCGTTCATCTGTAGaacctgaattttcagatttaactTTCAGATGTTCAACTTCGAAATCACTTTAGCTTTTGTTCTGCAGTATATGGATTTTTTAAGTTCCGCGCGATACTGTGAAGACATAAAAATGCAtataaaaaagtgtgaaaaggTATTGGCCACCAGAATTACACTGAATATATACGAAATTTCGTGCAAAATTATCCTGGAAAtgataaaatctgaattttcgcTCAAGCTAATCtgcagattaaaaaaatttacttacaTGAATCCgggagtttctgaaaaaaagtaagaaGCACCGATGGAAATTCCAATGGGAAATTGGGCGATGAAGAACACGCACGTCAAGAATAAAACCAGTTGAGTGTTTTTCGAGGAGtcgttcactttttttgaagagaataATCGTTTTCTATTCGCTTCGGCTTTCCAAAGTTCTTTCACAAGAAATACAGTCACAATTGGAAAGATGAAACAAGGTATTATCTGTAACGGGGATTAATGTTATATTGGGGAGCTGGGTGTCTTCTAACAGGCGTTTGACCGTAGAGCTCCGAGCAACTGAACTTTAGTTTCTGGAAATTGCGCAGCCGACATCGAACAAAGTCAGCGAAGGACCACTCGCGCCCGCATTTCTCTTGTCTTGGGGGCTCTCGCACACGCATATCACGGAATACTATTCAcgcattttcaattcaagATATAGATTTTCTGGTTAGGattgtgctgacgtcacatttttctggacggaaaattctcgcattttttgtagatcaaacgtAATGGGACATCTTGACACCACGCATGACCTGATATTATAGTAAAActtgtttatatttttatgaaGTTGCAAAAAGTGGTTTTACTAAGTTTTTGCaatctttttgaaagttgtcgatcaagaaatttttttttattcttatgGTCAGCTTATGTTTCAATTACtaatattcaaacattgaaGGGGTCGCAACAGTGctgcagttttttaaaaaaagacgaaaacgCAGTATAAATTTTGGCACCgtaggagtggtttttaaaagttttcccACTGGCACAAcacaaatatcaattttttaaacgtttttgttGACCTTTTTCCTAATTCAAACTAACCGTAGAGACCACTGAATTGATTaaagtatatattttcagaatcatgCCATCATTCTGTTTGTAAGACGCAGATATGTCCAGATAATAAAAAAGTACTCCATCCGGATCACACGAAGATGTGTGGTTTTGTGACGTTATATCAGACCCGAAAAAGGTGGCTATTGAAATTGGGCCGAAGATCAAATTTATACAAATCATTGTAAATAATGATGTTGGTGGGTGTGCAAGTCTTTCGTATTTTGGATTCATAGGATTTCGTATGACCAACGTTCTAATCAGTGCAATCGAGAATAGGAGCCATGTCGAAGATCGTTGGGAATGATCTTTGACAACTAGAAGGATTTTCTCCAAATATACGTTGAAATACCACTTTGACTGCATGCATGGATCAAATATGTATTCTATCGATGGACCATATGATTGTTTCATTCTGAAGAGCATTGAGCAtatatcgaaaattgaaataaaagcCATGATAATATTGATAGATGAACTCCGTAAAGGCTTTCGGAtgagaatcaaaaaatgaaaaatgtttatgaaaATGCTTGCAATGGAGAGATAATGTTCATAGTTAAAAACGTGTCCTGATATCTTACTGAAAATGAAGCAAATTCATCTAACCATAAATATTTGCCAGAGCTTAAACTCACAAAAGTCGAGCCTCAAATTGGCATAGAAAAATTGCTGTGGCGTTATCATATCCTGGATAGTTTCTTTGGTAGGCATTGCATGTCGACATTTTGTTTCTGTTAGGGTTGCaatccaaaaatccaatttttgtttaaaaggtggtgtagtcgaat
This is a stretch of genomic DNA from Caenorhabditis elegans chromosome V. It encodes these proteins:
- the srw-143 gene encoding G-protein coupled receptors family 1 profile domain-containing protein (Predicted), with protein sequence MSTCNAYQRNYPGYDNATAIFLCQFEARLFKISGHVFNYEHYLSIASIFINIFHFLILIRKPLRSSSINIIMAFISIFDICSMLFRMKQSYGPSIEYIFDPCMQSKWYFNVYLEKILLVVKDHSQRSSTWLLFSIALIRTLVIRNPMNPKYERLAHPPTSLFTMICINLIFGPISIATFFGSDITSQNHTSSCDPDGVLFYYLDISASYKQNDGMILKIYTLINSVVSTIIPCFIFPIVTVFLVKELWKAEANRKRLFSSKKVNDSSKNTQLVLFLTCVFFIAQFPIGISIGASYFFSETPGFMIILHEISYIFSVILVANTFSHFFICIFMSSQYRAELKKSIYCRTKAKMNGDCLATGIVMTK
- the srw-143 gene encoding G-protein coupled receptors family 1 profile domain-containing protein (Predicted) yields the protein MSTCNAYQRNYPGYDNATAIFLCQFEARLFKISGHVFNYEHYLSIASIFINIFHFLILIRKPLRSSSINIIMAFISIFDICSMLFRMKQSYGPSIEYIFDPCMQSKWYFNVYLEKILLVVKDHSQRSSTWLLFSIALIRTLVIRNPMNPKYERLAHPPTSLFTMICINLIFGPISIATFFGSDITSQNHTSSCDPDGVLFYYLDISASYKQNDGMILKIYTLINSVVSTIIPCFIFPIVTVFLVKELWKAEANRKRLFSSKKVNDSSKNTQLVLFLTCVFFIAQFPIGISIGASYFFSETPGFMIILHEISYIFSVILVANTFSHFFICIFMSSQYRAELKKSIYCRTKAKVLQMNGDCLATGIVMTK